From the genome of Toxoplasma gondii ME49 chromosome XII, whole genome shotgun sequence:
CTTAGAACGGTGATTACCAAAAAAGAAAGGCACGCAAGATACGTTGCAAGGTAGATAGTTTCCACACATTGATTGCGTCGCCACAGGCCCCAGGTTCTGAGATTTGGAAGCTAGGTACCGGCCCCTCGTATTAAAAATGAAATCTTATCTCACCCAAGCAGCGCACTCGCTATGTTCGTCAGCAGCATAAAGTATGCTGCGCCGTGGAGACTGGGCCGAAGGTAGCCCAAGGCCAAGTAAAGCGACACCCCAGTGAGAATCTGAACGAACGCGATCACGACGAGGCCCTGTACGCCAATTAGTTGTCACGATCTAAATAATGCCCTCGTCTTACATGTCTGTCTTACACTCCTAATGGACAGAAATCCCAGGAAGCTTCTGGCCTTGAAGTCACTAGCGAGCTCCATCTtgtcaaagaagaaacaaacgaacTGTGGAGCTTCTCAATTGGGAATGCCCCGAAATCCCTTTCGTTTTGAAGATGTGGAGGTTCAGTGTTCCACCGAATTGAATTGCAGGGTGGAATtgcagtgtctgtacagttGTCTTATTTTGTGCGGATGACTGTGCCAAAGCTAATGGCGGAAGATAAGGAAGTCCAGGCTACACTGTATTACAGATGCCGCTTGCTGCACATTCACGCGCACAGTACCTCACTGTGCTCGGAAAACTATCACCAGTTTCACTTTCTCTTACGTAATGGACCTGAGCGGCGGCAGTGGACTTTACGCTGCCTGACTACAATGTGTATGATACAGATGACGGAGTCTGCAGAAAAGCTACTACAGTGGGAAAGAGCGCGTGGCAAAAGCGATTGAACGTAATGAATAACTGGACCGTGAATCGGAGAAACCCTGCAAGCTTACATGACATCCCACTGATTACGACTGCTGCTCAACAGGCAATGGTATTTGTGGACATATCGTTGCCAAAGGCAGcagcgttttcctctctcgcacGCTTCTGTGTACTTCACTGACCGTAGTGACAGACAGACCAGTCATAGGGTCAGCGACAAAGTGATGAGGGaccgaagaaagaaaagctgGGCCAAGCACCGCCGATATGCTGGGAACTGACCATATCAGCACAGTCGAATTTGGCTTGTCTTTGTCCCACGCCTGCGCGTCTACCAGAAACAGAGTTGAAAGCCTTTATGTGCAAAGTTAGACCAGAGTCACTTAATACTCATCCGAAATAAAGACAGATTCGCACGGTCTGCGTAAATGCGATGCCACACCATCCCCCGATCGCGTCACACACAAAACGAGACATCGTTTCTGCAACGCAGTCAGTCGACTTGAGACATTGCCACATCCTTTTCGGTATACTTGCCCTTGGTGGTCGccctgctttttctctccagcagAGCCTTCCGGTCTTTGTCCAGCTTGGCTTTCGTGATCACCACCTTGCTAGGGTGGATGCCGATCGTTACGGTTTCGCCTGCAACATAACCCAAAAAACACCATTCACCACACGCATGAAGGCCTCGCAAAAAAAAGGGGCCCTCTCCCTTTGTTCTATCAAAACATCCGCAAAACTTACCGTTAGCCTTGTCACGCGTGACGCGCTCGATATGGATGACCCATTTCTTTCTGTAAACCTTTGTCACCTTGCCCTCACGATCGTGATGATGGCCTCTGACAACCATGACTTCATCATCCTTGCGAATGGGCAAGGATCGGACCTGCAAATACAAAAGCCGCCCAACTATACACAATGGAGAGGAGCGtgacttctcttcttcatgcTGCATAGTACTATTTATAGCACGCTAATGCCACATTTCACGGTAACTTACATTGTACTTCTTCCTCAGTTCCTTGCACAGCGGGGCCGTCATGATCTTGCGACGAACACTGGAAGGCGCTGAAAAGTGCGCCTTTCTGGACTTCCTCCTAGAGGAGCTGACTTCTGAAACGCACACAACAATCGCAATTCTTGGAACAGCGAACATGGATAGCAGAGTTGCGCCGCAAAAAATCTTCGGAACGAAGCATCAAAATATATCACATAAAACAGTACCAGTGCAGTTGTAACTGGGCAAACGTGACAGGAGACAAAGTTACTTTTGCTTATGTCAGGGGTGGCACGACCGTTGAGAGGAATGAACTACACCAATTACAGCGAACTGGTATGCGAGGGCAAAACACTTGGGTGTTCCGGCGTGATAGAGAAAACAACCTTCTTGGTCCACCAGAAAAGCAAAAGCCGTAGCCAGGTGACAGAAACAACCTTACGACACCAGACAAAAAATCCATGAAACCCCAGCAAGCAACCACTGCCGTACTTACGAGAGCTGAACTTCATCTTGCGTTCGACTTTCTCTTGTCAACCTGCGAACGGGATCCCAGAACTTCTTCCcagccgagaagaaaaaggcgatTCCGCGCAAAAAAAACCTAACAGACCGGTAATCGACAGAAGTAAGAAGGAAAAGTGGAAAGCTGTGATCACGCGCCCACCCCACAGGTCCTGTCCGCAATAATGGGCGGAGCAGCCATCGGTTAGActgactgcatgcaaccagAGTAAATTTAGCGGTTAGCAGCGACCGTCTTCGAACGTGCAAAGACGTACCTCCATCGACGTCTAAGTGAGTACCGCTGTGTCCCCACTATTAAACGTCACTATATGAACTGCGTCGTTCCTCGCAAGCCTGCCAAAAAACAAGCTCTAAACGAAGCTGAGAACATCTGTATTCCGGGAGGGCATGCTTATGAAGAAACACTTACGGGCGACTGGGCTTTGGCGTTTTCGTGTAGTAAAAATCCGTGGTTCCGTGTATCCTCGGAGATTACCTATAGCCACGGAGACATCCGGGGGCGGTCGAACAGATCCCGTCTCGAAGGTTCATTTATTAAAAGTATCGCATATGCAAGAGACAAACCACAAGCTCTGCAGAGCAAAACCTTTGCTGAGACTCAACTGCGGCGCCCCGAACAACTCCG
Proteins encoded in this window:
- the RPL26 gene encoding ribosomal protein RPL26 (encoded by transcript TGME49_248390), which translates into the protein MKFSSQVSSSRRKSRKAHFSAPSSVRRKIMTAPLCKELRKKYNVRSLPIRKDDEVMVVRGHHHDREGKVTKVYRKKWVIHIERVTRDKANGETVTIGIHPSKVVITKAKLDKDRKALLERKSRATTKGKYTEKDVAMSQVD